A region from the Lentisphaera profundi genome encodes:
- a CDS encoding DUF6259 domain-containing protein codes for MVQHPYKAVEYPSGGWYGLYPGPLQMQYMSVQSSKGGLYMASHDESHCPKEIEFCAVEEGTRLIYKVFTGVAKNSYSMTYPMIVGGFDGDWYAAAEIYRDFATNANVCQIPKLKDNPKVLDWIKESPVVCTYAVRGEGHHAGPTQPNKLYPYKNVLPHLEMYQKEFGTNILNIIMQYEGTAPWSPPYVWPPMGGEDLFKEYVDALHEQGNMAGLYCSGTSWTEFSSTGEGDYDCRETFKKLNLIEDICLGPQGEQSSLVCNGDALRWGYDLCASRKKTLELLSAETKKMIDVGVDYVQLFDQNLGCAPYFCHSSDHGHSAGPGPWMVQAMQELISGIYQHSGANDKGVLLGCEAAAAEPFMTDLPLNDLRFNQVLSYGKWVPAYAFVYHEYVNNFQGNQVETTEFLSTEQGANHLLLRTAYSFSIGDLMTIVLNDQGQIHWGWCTKFSVPAPDQKSIIQLIKNLSAWRKGAAKEFLIYGRMEKPYEILNPHQAKVYRSDDSYMNFNKVLTSRFVSEVGRDVQLFVNWQDKSEQVELSLDLDITAIIIYSSATGEMRQVSSRDFNLQIPALDGLMIEYLRA; via the coding sequence GTGGTTCAGCATCCCTATAAAGCCGTAGAGTACCCCTCGGGTGGTTGGTATGGTTTGTACCCTGGACCTTTGCAAATGCAGTACATGTCCGTACAGTCTTCCAAGGGTGGCTTGTATATGGCCTCGCATGATGAGTCTCATTGCCCCAAAGAAATCGAGTTCTGTGCGGTAGAAGAGGGGACTCGCCTCATTTATAAAGTTTTTACGGGTGTAGCCAAAAATTCATACAGTATGACTTACCCAATGATTGTGGGTGGTTTCGATGGCGATTGGTACGCCGCCGCGGAGATTTACCGTGATTTTGCGACGAACGCAAATGTATGCCAAATACCTAAACTCAAGGATAATCCGAAGGTTCTCGATTGGATAAAAGAATCACCAGTTGTTTGTACTTATGCAGTTCGGGGTGAGGGGCACCATGCAGGACCGACTCAGCCCAATAAGCTCTATCCCTATAAAAATGTCTTACCGCATTTAGAGATGTATCAAAAAGAATTTGGAACCAATATTCTCAATATTATTATGCAGTACGAAGGGACGGCACCGTGGTCACCGCCGTATGTTTGGCCTCCCATGGGGGGCGAAGACCTTTTCAAAGAATATGTCGATGCACTGCATGAGCAGGGCAATATGGCTGGTCTTTATTGCTCGGGAACTTCGTGGACGGAGTTTTCTTCCACGGGTGAAGGTGATTATGACTGCCGAGAAACATTCAAAAAATTGAATCTAATAGAAGACATTTGTCTAGGTCCACAGGGCGAGCAAAGTTCACTTGTCTGCAATGGCGATGCCCTGCGCTGGGGTTACGATCTTTGCGCCTCTCGCAAAAAGACCTTGGAATTACTATCTGCTGAAACAAAAAAAATGATTGATGTAGGCGTGGACTACGTTCAGCTCTTTGATCAAAATTTAGGCTGTGCGCCTTATTTTTGTCACAGTTCCGATCATGGACATTCAGCTGGGCCCGGGCCATGGATGGTGCAAGCCATGCAGGAACTCATTAGTGGTATTTATCAGCATAGTGGGGCCAATGATAAAGGTGTATTATTGGGTTGTGAGGCAGCAGCAGCCGAACCCTTTATGACCGATCTTCCGCTCAATGATTTACGCTTTAATCAAGTTTTGAGCTACGGTAAATGGGTGCCGGCTTATGCATTTGTTTACCATGAATACGTCAATAACTTTCAGGGTAATCAAGTAGAGACGACTGAGTTTTTAAGTACAGAGCAGGGGGCTAATCACTTATTACTAAGAACGGCTTATTCTTTTTCAATCGGTGATTTAATGACTATAGTGTTAAATGATCAGGGACAGATACACTGGGGCTGGTGTACTAAGTTTTCAGTCCCCGCACCCGATCAAAAAAGTATTATTCAACTGATAAAAAATCTTAGCGCTTGGCGCAAGGGAGCCGCAAAAGAGTTTTTAATTTACGGACGCATGGAAAAGCCCTATGAAATCTTAAATCCACACCAAGCTAAAGTCTATCGTAGCGATGATTCATATATGAATTTTAACAAGGTCTTGACTAGCCGTTTTGTTAGTGAAGTGGGCAGAGACGTTCAACTTTTTGTCAATTGGCAAGACAAATCTGAGCAAGTGGAGTTGAGCCTAGATCTAGATATAACGGCAATAATTATCTATTCCTCTGCCACAGGTGAGATGAGGCAAGTAAGTTCTCGAGATTTTAATTTACAAATTCCTGCCTTGGATGGACTAATGATTGAATACCTACGAGCTTGA
- a CDS encoding FAD:protein FMN transferase, which yields MDIQDDLICINKAGGQISLNGIAQGLAADVAQQALKARGIEHALIDAGELSSLGKPQNRDVYMIKFSLQNMQGINGLFTAAQSFC from the coding sequence ATCGATATTCAAGATGATTTAATCTGTATAAATAAGGCCGGTGGCCAAATAAGCCTCAATGGTATTGCTCAAGGTTTAGCGGCAGATGTAGCTCAACAAGCTCTAAAAGCTAGGGGAATAGAACACGCTCTTATTGACGCCGGAGAATTGAGCTCGCTTGGTAAACCGCAAAATAGAGATGTTTACATGATCAAATTTTCCCTGCAAAATATGCAAGGAATAAACGGGCTATTCACTGCAGCCCAATCATTTTGTTGA
- a CDS encoding sulfatase has translation MSCKLYQLLFLLTFLLSAHAQDKELRKKPNILWIVVEDMSSHFGYQGEKLVYTPNVDKLAKEGVVYNNAYVTSPVCSTSRSAMVTGMYQTSIGAHHHRSSRGTHKIYLPEGIKIIPEIFKEHGYYTCNMQESLTKPGKEDYNFVYKRQDLYDAPNWSKMAKSQPFFAQVQLRGGKLRNVAKWNKEVEQAIPENLVKPQDVNLPPYYPDCAEFRKDWAEYLNSVSYTDVAVGKIINRLKKDKLLDNTIIFFITDHGISQARGKQFMYDEGSRIPFVVWAPKLLKPQIKDELVCHIDMAATSLQFAGIKIPDYMEAKPLFNKDHKAREFMVSARDRCDETVDHIRSVRKGNFKYIKNHLPNRPYLQPCDYKDHKPWMLKLRELDKLGELNDVHKLLTAKTRPPEELYDLSLDPFEINNLANDKAYGSKLMDFRSILSKWIKETGDKGIKPESEESYDSDMKAYLDAFRKRKNTERIQSIESNISIMKKWAAEGK, from the coding sequence ATGAGCTGTAAACTTTATCAACTTTTGTTCTTATTAACTTTTCTCTTAAGTGCTCATGCTCAAGATAAAGAGCTAAGAAAGAAACCCAATATCCTCTGGATAGTTGTTGAAGATATGTCCTCCCACTTTGGCTATCAGGGGGAGAAGCTGGTCTACACGCCGAATGTCGATAAATTGGCCAAAGAAGGGGTGGTATATAATAATGCTTATGTAACGTCACCCGTTTGTTCGACCAGTCGTTCGGCAATGGTGACAGGAATGTATCAGACCTCAATCGGCGCGCATCATCACCGTTCATCAAGGGGAACTCATAAAATTTATTTACCTGAAGGAATTAAAATAATTCCCGAAATCTTTAAAGAGCATGGCTATTATACCTGTAATATGCAAGAATCTCTTACTAAGCCGGGTAAAGAGGATTATAACTTTGTGTATAAACGCCAGGATTTGTATGATGCGCCAAATTGGTCAAAGATGGCTAAGAGTCAGCCATTTTTTGCACAAGTTCAATTGCGAGGCGGAAAGTTGCGCAATGTGGCAAAATGGAACAAAGAAGTAGAGCAGGCAATTCCAGAGAATTTGGTAAAGCCACAAGATGTAAATCTACCGCCTTATTACCCCGATTGTGCAGAGTTCCGCAAAGATTGGGCCGAGTATTTAAATTCAGTCAGTTACACCGATGTGGCAGTCGGAAAGATAATCAACCGTCTCAAAAAAGATAAATTATTGGACAATACCATTATTTTCTTCATCACCGACCACGGCATTAGTCAGGCTCGTGGCAAACAATTTATGTACGATGAGGGTTCTCGCATTCCATTTGTGGTATGGGCTCCCAAACTTCTTAAACCGCAAATTAAAGATGAGCTTGTTTGTCATATTGATATGGCGGCGACTTCTTTGCAATTTGCAGGGATAAAAATTCCTGATTACATGGAGGCAAAACCTTTGTTTAATAAAGACCATAAAGCCCGTGAGTTTATGGTGTCAGCTCGCGACCGTTGCGATGAAACGGTTGATCATATCAGAAGCGTGCGGAAAGGAAATTTTAAATACATAAAAAATCACCTACCCAATCGTCCTTACCTGCAGCCTTGTGACTACAAAGACCATAAACCCTGGATGTTGAAATTAAGAGAATTGGACAAGCTAGGTGAATTAAATGATGTCCACAAATTACTGACCGCAAAAACTCGTCCCCCCGAGGAGTTGTACGATTTATCACTTGATCCTTTTGAAATTAATAATTTGGCTAATGATAAAGCCTATGGCTCAAAATTGATGGATTTTAGAAGTATCTTATCCAAGTGGATAAAAGAAACTGGGGACAAGGGGATAAAACCCGAAAGCGAAGAAAGCTACGATAGCGATATGAAGGCTTATTTAGATGCTTTTAGAAAACGAAAAAATACCGAGCGCATTCAATCAATCGAAAGCAACATTAGCATAATGAAAAAATGGGCCGCAGAAGGGAAATAA
- a CDS encoding sulfatase has translation MNKIVAILALFTLSHAVFSREAPNVLWIYVDDMSDWMGCYGDKTVATPNIDMLAKNGVKFERVYMPAPVCSTSRSALITGTMQTSHGLHEHRTMIKKPLPKGITTIPQLFRQAAYLTFNEEKTDYNFSYKLSDLYSPEFKRPSKKIVSSHLKAHDLSWLEQLKGKKFFGQIQLSGGKYQGEAGSKYPAYSRVKEREVNVPPQYPDNAVMRNAIARHYEQVAFCDSQVGSIIKALKEYELWDNTIVFFFTDHGCQMPRAKQHLYDEGTKVPLIVHWPKGFQQITNKGSIRKDLVSGIDITVSSLALAGLQVPDFMEGKNLFAKNYQERDYVISAKDRMGIAIDHVRAVRSEKFVYIKNHMTDRPHYQAAYRDGNAVFTNIRKMYKDGELTPLQGSYHDASKRKVEELYDVENDPHQVHNLALNPEYVSILKMHREQLKVWENTTDDKGRIPSSRDELQKVYKHAKGKVENPEYDIFKEEK, from the coding sequence ATGAACAAAATAGTAGCAATACTTGCTCTTTTCACCTTAAGTCATGCAGTTTTTTCGCGAGAAGCTCCAAACGTTTTGTGGATATACGTTGATGATATGAGTGACTGGATGGGCTGTTATGGAGATAAGACGGTAGCCACGCCCAATATCGACATGCTGGCGAAAAATGGAGTTAAGTTTGAACGTGTCTATATGCCGGCGCCAGTTTGTTCGACAAGTCGCTCTGCCTTAATTACTGGAACCATGCAGACAAGCCATGGTCTGCATGAGCACCGCACTATGATAAAGAAGCCCCTTCCTAAAGGCATTACGACAATTCCGCAACTATTTCGCCAAGCGGCTTACCTTACCTTTAATGAAGAAAAAACGGATTATAACTTTTCTTATAAACTGAGTGATTTGTATTCTCCTGAGTTCAAACGGCCTTCTAAAAAAATTGTTTCCAGTCACCTAAAGGCCCATGATCTGAGCTGGCTTGAGCAGCTTAAAGGGAAAAAGTTCTTTGGTCAAATACAGCTTTCGGGAGGCAAGTATCAGGGGGAAGCGGGCAGTAAATATCCTGCTTACAGTCGTGTAAAAGAGCGTGAAGTAAATGTGCCTCCTCAGTATCCCGATAATGCTGTTATGCGCAATGCCATAGCACGCCATTACGAACAGGTCGCCTTTTGCGATAGCCAAGTTGGATCAATTATTAAAGCTTTGAAAGAATATGAGTTATGGGATAATACCATTGTATTTTTCTTTACTGATCACGGTTGCCAGATGCCTAGAGCCAAGCAGCATCTTTATGATGAAGGAACAAAAGTACCTCTGATTGTTCATTGGCCAAAAGGTTTCCAACAAATCACCAATAAGGGAAGCATACGCAAGGATTTGGTAAGTGGAATAGATATAACGGTGAGTTCCCTCGCATTAGCAGGACTCCAAGTGCCGGATTTTATGGAAGGAAAAAATCTTTTTGCAAAGAATTATCAGGAGCGGGATTATGTGATTTCAGCTAAAGATCGCATGGGTATCGCTATCGATCATGTGCGGGCAGTGAGAAGTGAGAAGTTTGTCTATATTAAAAATCACATGACTGATCGTCCCCATTACCAAGCCGCCTACAGAGATGGTAACGCGGTCTTTACAAATATCAGGAAAATGTATAAAGACGGTGAACTCACGCCTCTGCAAGGCTCATACCACGATGCCTCTAAGAGAAAAGTGGAGGAGTTATATGATGTGGAAAATGACCCGCATCAAGTGCATAATCTAGCTTTGAATCCGGAATATGTATCTATTCTAAAAATGCACCGCGAGCAACTTAAAGTATGGGAGAATACGACTGATGACAAAGGCAGAATTCCGTCCAGTAGAGATGAATTACAAAAGGTTTACAAGCACGCAAAGGGTAAAGTCGAGAACCCTGAATACGACATATTTAAAGAGGAGAAATAA
- a CDS encoding sulfatase-like hydrolase/transferase, translated as MDQNTELKEADFLKLFLKHENALRVFARSILPSWRNVDDVLQEASIVMWEKLDQLDGEEGFFPWGKTIIRFKCMNLMQKKTNIILIYADDLGKGMLSHYGQKHLTTPNIDSIAQQGMEFKRYYGSAYCAPARYTLLTGMHDGHKGTGQHPELLKNSLPFLINRKTKKEANRTSCHSKILIANE; from the coding sequence ATGGACCAGAACACAGAACTTAAAGAGGCTGATTTTTTGAAGCTTTTTTTAAAGCACGAAAATGCCCTGCGCGTCTTTGCTAGGAGCATCTTGCCGAGCTGGAGAAATGTCGACGATGTTTTACAGGAGGCTAGCATCGTGATGTGGGAAAAACTCGATCAACTCGATGGCGAAGAAGGCTTTTTCCCCTGGGGAAAAACAATTATCCGTTTCAAATGCATGAATTTGATGCAAAAGAAAACCAATATCATTTTGATTTATGCCGATGACCTCGGCAAAGGAATGTTAAGTCACTATGGACAAAAACACCTGACAACGCCAAATATCGACTCTATAGCTCAACAGGGCATGGAGTTTAAACGCTACTATGGCAGCGCCTATTGTGCTCCCGCTCGTTATACTTTGCTCACCGGAATGCACGATGGTCACAAAGGTACCGGTCAGCACCCTGAATTGCTAAAAAACTCATTGCCATTTTTAATCAACAGAAAGACAAAGAAAGAAGCCAATCGTACTTCTTGCCATAGTAAGATTTTGATCGCAAATGAATGA
- a CDS encoding FAD-dependent oxidoreductase: MDRRQFFKAQIAGTAILASSGLVFKAEAKNLPTPSAESPDMLDVDVLVVGGGSAGHVAAIQAGRMGAKTVLLERGPQLGGTTTTGGVCFPGLFHAWGKQVISGIGWELIKKSREIDCKPLQDFSVANKSHVYYHVDINAQLYSLLAEEACLDAGVSLAYYQFPEKVTQTSDGWLVDVVGQGVRYQLRCKQIIDCTGGATVAGMLGMERMRGEERQPGTHVVIYKGFDRAVVNKNKSKIQQMYKQAIKEGRLKKGDTWSGNAFQAINSTRGNVNHIFGADSSTAATQTQTNLAGRKSILRMLKFLKTIPGGEKASIDRMMTETASRETYRIKGERVLTVNDYTSGRVFKDSLCYSFYPIDLHDAHGVKPKKLKPGVFPTIPRSCLIPKGSKNIMVAGRSVSSDRLANSAARVQATCMAMGQATAVTAVLAARQGKSPGEVDLDETRKELIKHNAIVIGELKSAKAEPKEAKAKEQEAKTQTLNGNRLLVDAGAAHAIGSWKKSSNSTPAIGSSYLHDNNQAKGENSLSFNIKVDKPGKYSIKLFYSAHETRANNVPVNVSIGDQIKELQVNQQKSDDGGYVLGQFDIQDAAKVVISNAGTEGFVIVDGLEVSPIKEKIKI, translated from the coding sequence ATGGATCGTCGTCAATTTTTCAAAGCTCAAATTGCAGGTACTGCAATTCTCGCATCGTCTGGCTTAGTATTTAAAGCGGAGGCTAAAAATCTTCCCACTCCCAGTGCAGAAAGTCCGGATATGCTGGATGTGGATGTATTAGTTGTCGGCGGTGGTTCAGCCGGTCATGTAGCGGCTATTCAAGCAGGGCGCATGGGTGCTAAAACAGTTCTACTTGAGCGTGGTCCACAACTGGGTGGGACGACCACGACTGGTGGCGTTTGCTTCCCCGGACTTTTCCACGCTTGGGGTAAGCAAGTCATTTCCGGTATTGGCTGGGAACTCATAAAAAAATCGCGGGAAATAGATTGTAAGCCACTTCAAGATTTCTCTGTGGCCAATAAAAGTCATGTTTATTATCATGTAGATATCAATGCTCAGCTCTATTCACTTTTAGCCGAAGAAGCCTGCCTCGATGCAGGTGTGTCCTTGGCTTATTATCAATTCCCCGAAAAAGTTACTCAAACAAGCGATGGTTGGCTAGTTGACGTAGTAGGTCAGGGGGTGCGTTACCAATTGCGCTGTAAGCAAATTATCGATTGTACTGGTGGTGCAACGGTGGCGGGAATGCTCGGTATGGAACGCATGCGTGGTGAGGAACGTCAGCCGGGGACTCATGTTGTTATCTACAAGGGCTTTGACCGAGCTGTGGTCAACAAGAATAAATCAAAGATTCAGCAGATGTATAAGCAAGCGATTAAGGAAGGTCGACTTAAAAAAGGTGACACCTGGAGCGGTAATGCTTTTCAAGCCATCAATAGTACGCGTGGAAATGTCAATCATATCTTTGGTGCGGATTCATCTACTGCAGCAACGCAAACGCAAACCAACCTTGCGGGGAGAAAGTCGATTTTGCGCATGCTCAAGTTTCTAAAAACAATTCCGGGTGGTGAAAAGGCCAGTATCGATCGCATGATGACCGAGACGGCTAGTCGAGAAACTTACCGTATTAAAGGGGAAAGAGTTCTCACAGTCAATGATTATACCAGTGGACGTGTCTTTAAAGACTCACTCTGTTATTCATTCTATCCCATTGACCTGCATGATGCACATGGCGTCAAACCCAAAAAATTAAAGCCCGGTGTATTTCCCACCATTCCTAGATCATGCCTAATTCCCAAAGGCTCCAAAAATATCATGGTGGCAGGGCGTTCAGTTTCTAGTGATCGTTTAGCTAATTCTGCTGCTCGTGTACAGGCGACATGCATGGCCATGGGGCAAGCGACTGCAGTCACTGCGGTACTTGCTGCTAGACAGGGTAAGAGTCCAGGTGAAGTTGATTTGGATGAAACTCGCAAAGAACTCATTAAGCATAATGCGATTGTGATCGGTGAACTCAAAAGTGCTAAAGCTGAACCTAAAGAAGCTAAAGCTAAGGAACAAGAAGCCAAAACGCAGACCTTAAATGGCAATAGACTTTTAGTGGATGCGGGGGCAGCTCATGCGATAGGTTCTTGGAAAAAAAGCAGTAATTCTACTCCTGCCATTGGTTCGAGCTACCTGCATGACAACAATCAGGCCAAGGGTGAAAATTCTTTAAGTTTCAATATTAAAGTTGATAAGCCCGGTAAATATTCCATTAAACTCTTTTATAGTGCGCACGAGACCCGCGCCAATAATGTACCAGTGAACGTAAGCATTGGCGATCAAATTAAAGAGCTCCAAGTCAATCAACAAAAGAGTGATGATGGTGGCTATGTACTTGGTCAATTTGATATCCAAGATGCGGCGAAAGTTGTGATCTCCAATGCAGGAACTGAAGGCTTTGTCATTGTAGATGGTTTGGAAGTTTCTCCTATTAAAGAAAAAATTAAGATTTAA
- a CDS encoding DUF4405 domain-containing protein — MKNKKQLVNLLVASTFLVMVISGLMAYFRPFSLKTTGLHSLMGFFFILLIYLHVKHNFKGLKKSFQGKNLALTFGITALLTSLFIWQPKPVQAILGLSNNLGAAQDRFAMNDNGMIYHYTPTPKFKLKLEVRAGKGYQTQAPPEMAIWLQNQSSYHIKTLHSTQKTEELPYWSWKVKEYEKAKKEADENDGEVLAVSGATPNSSFDARDYILPERNKEAFYLVIEVNQPGDGNKSYKDQPSLIYKVEIDNKYPTAFQVLELMGYSKYDEQEERWEAYYPDETITSALKLIDSALLTIERDK; from the coding sequence TTGAAAAATAAAAAACAGCTCGTCAATCTCTTGGTAGCCAGTACTTTTCTCGTGATGGTGATTTCGGGATTGATGGCTTATTTTAGGCCCTTTTCACTCAAAACTACTGGCCTGCATTCATTGATGGGCTTCTTCTTTATCCTGCTCATATACCTGCATGTGAAGCATAATTTTAAGGGCTTGAAGAAAAGCTTCCAGGGGAAAAACTTAGCCCTGACTTTTGGCATCACAGCGCTTCTTACAAGCCTGTTTATTTGGCAACCTAAGCCAGTGCAGGCAATTCTTGGCTTAAGTAATAATTTGGGAGCAGCTCAAGATCGCTTTGCGATGAATGATAATGGCATGATTTATCATTATACCCCGACTCCTAAGTTTAAGCTTAAATTGGAAGTGAGAGCCGGCAAAGGCTATCAAACTCAGGCCCCTCCTGAAATGGCCATTTGGTTACAGAATCAATCGTCTTATCATATCAAAACTTTGCATAGTACGCAAAAAACTGAAGAGTTGCCATACTGGTCCTGGAAAGTGAAGGAGTACGAGAAAGCCAAAAAAGAAGCAGACGAAAACGATGGAGAAGTTTTGGCTGTCAGCGGGGCGACTCCCAATAGCTCCTTCGATGCCCGTGATTATATCTTACCCGAAAGAAATAAAGAAGCCTTTTATTTAGTGATAGAAGTCAACCAGCCAGGGGATGGCAATAAGTCTTACAAGGATCAACCCAGCCTCATCTATAAAGTCGAGATCGATAACAAATACCCCACGGCTTTTCAAGTGCTCGAACTCATGGGCTACTCAAAATACGATGAGCAAGAAGAACGCTGGGAAGCCTATTACCCCGATGAAACTATAACAAGTGCACTCAAGCTCATTGATAGTGCCTTGCTAACTATTGAGAGAGACAAATGA